Genomic DNA from Bacillota bacterium:
GCCTGGAATAAAATGTTAAATTACATTGTGGTTTGGTTTTTGACCTTAATCTAGCGAAAAAAGAGTACATCTAAACGACTAACAATGTTTTACCTTTAACAAAAAAGCTAATTTTGCAAAAGGCTCATATTAGGAATGATTGGGCGATAATTCATTCAACATTGAGTGCTTAATTTCCTTGTAATTAAGGAAAAGAATTAATGAACAAAAATGGAAAGGGTGACGGTATTGGTGAACAGGAATCTCATCGCCCTGGTATTGATATTAAGTCTATTAACTTCTGGTATAGCTTGTAGTAAGCAGACGAATTCAGTCCAAGCGGAAGCCAGGACGCCTACTGTGGCAGTTTTGAAACTAAAGAAAGAAGATCTGGTTAACAAAACGAGTGTAGTGGCGAAAATTGCTCCCAGCCTGGAAGTGAAGGTCGTTCCGAAAACTGCGGGGAAAGTGGCCGGGGTCTATGCAGACGTGGGCCAAAGGGTTTCAGCAGGCGAAGTCCTGGTTGAACTCGATAGTTCTGACCTTCGACTTCAACTGGAAAAGACCCAGATCCAAGTCGAGGATGCTAAACGGACAGCAGAACGGAAAAAAATGCTGTACGAAACCGGCGCCATCTCACGGAACGAATATGAGTTAGCCCAGAGTTCACTGGCAACCCTGCTGACAACCCTTAAACAAAATGAGTCGGACCTGAACAATTCGATCATCCGTTCGCCAATTTCCGGGATTGTCGCCAGCAGAAACGTGAATATTGGTGAATTTGTATCCACCAGCACGGCGGCGATGGTGGTGGTGGATATTGATACTGTGGAGGTAACCGGTAATCTGATGGAAGACGAGGTTAATTATGTTAAACCGGGCCAAGAAGTCGATGTGCTTGTTAAAGCGGTCTCTGCGACGCCTTTTAAAGGGCGGGTGACAAAAATCAGTCCGTCTGCTGATCCCAAAGACAAGACTTACCCAATTTGGGTTTCCATAAAAAATCAGGACCTCAGTCTGAAACCAGGTATGTTTGCGGAAATTGTCCTGGAGACCAAGAAGTTAACGGGAGTTTTCGCTGTACCCAATGAAGCGATAACCGAACGCAACGGCGGGCAGAAAGTCGTCTTTGTGGCCGAAGGGGATAAAGCAGTCGAGCGTAAGGTCAAGATTGGCCTATCGCAAGACGGCAAAACAGTGATCGTGGAAGGGTTAAACGAGGGGGAGACGGTAATCATCACCAGCGTTCAGGCCTTAAAAGACGGGATGAATATTAACGTTCAGTCCAGTGCCCAGAAGGAAAAGCCGAAAGGATAAAAACATAAAGAATGGCGGAGAGAGCAATGAACATAACTCATTTTTCCATCAAGCGCCCAGCCGGCATCACGATGATTGTGCTCTTCTTTGTTGTCATTGGCCTTTATAGTTTCCATCGAATCGGTGTCGATCTCCTGCCGGCGATTAATACACCTTTTGTTACCGTTTCCGTGTCTTACCCGGGTGCGGGGGCGGAAGAAGTGGAGAAACAGATCCTCAAACCGATGGAAGAGGCACTGTCTTCGGTCTCCAAACTGAAAAAAATGCAGTCGATGGCCAGCCAGGGATCCGGTTTTATAATCCTGGAGTTTGACCTGACAGCCAATGCCGACCAGGCCGCCATGGATGTCAGCAAGAAGGTGGACAGCATCAAAGGTCGACTGCCTGATGGAGCGGGCGACCCGGTGGTGATTAAACGGGACATCAATGCGATGGCCATCATGTCTCTGGGAGTAAGTTCCAAGAACTCCCTTGTCCAGACCTACACGGTCGCCAATGAAGTGATCAAAGACCGGTTACAGCAGGTACCTGGTGTGGCTGAGGTTCAGGTCTACGGTGGCCGACAAAAAGAGATCGCTGTAGAAATCGACAAGGACCGGTTGCTTTTTTACAATGTTTCACTCAGTGCGGTCATCAACAAAATTCAATCGGAAAATGCCAACAACCCGGCGGGCAGACTGTACCGCGATAAAGACTATGACCTACGCATCCTTGGTGAGTACCAGAGCCTTGCCGATATAGAAAATTTGCAGATACCAACGGGAACAGGCTCTTTTGTGCCGCTTAAGAGCATCGCCACGGTGAGTGAAAAAAATAAGGAATCGCGGAGTTCTAACCGTTTAAACGGTGAAGAATCGGTAAATATCCAGATCTTTAAGCAGAGCGATGCCAGTGTGGTGCAGGTAGGAGATGACTTGAAGAAAGAAATCGAGAAAATAAGGAAAGATTTACCTGATTACACTATTTATATTGCTAACGACTCGTCCAAGTATGTTCACCAGTCTTTAAACAACACCTTGAGCAGCGTATTTGAGGGAATTCTCACCACTGCCCTGGCCCTGCTCTTCTTCCTTAAGGAATGGCGTTCAATGGCGACAGTTCTGATTGCGATCCCCACATCGTTGATCGCTACCCTGTTTGCTATTTATATCGCTGGTTTTACCTTCAATATGATGTCTTTAATGGGGATGGCGTTGTGTATCGGGATCCTGGTTGATGATTCCATCGTGGTGCTGGAAAACATCCACCGCCACCTGCACCTGGGAAAAGATGCGGAAAAAGCGGCTTTAGATGGTCGGCTGGAGATTGGCACGGCGGCTGTAGCGATCACGCTGTGCGATGTGGTCGTGTTTTTACCCATCGCTTTTATGAGCGGCATGATCGGCCAATTCTTCCGGCAGTTTGGGCTGACCATCGTTTTCGCCACCCTCTTTTCCTTGTTTGTTTCATTTACCCTCACGCCAATGCTGTCATCAAAGTTTTATAAAACTGGTTTATCTGAAACCAAAGCTAAATTCTGGGCCAAGGTTGACCGTTTTGGTGTCAGGTTTAGGGATAAATATGAATCTATTTTACTCTGGTCATTAGCTCAGCCCAGGAAAGTGCTGGTAGGGGCACTAATCCTGTTCATCGCGGCCTTCAGCCTTTTACCTTTGAAGGTGGTGGGGGCGGAATTCATGCCGAACACCGATGAAGGTTATTTTTCGGTAACCATTGAACTGCCGGTGGGCACACCTTTTGAGAAGACCAACCAGGCGGTTCTCAAGATGGAAGACTACATAAAGACAATTCCCGAGGTTGACAATTTCCAGTCACGCACCAGCGGCAACAGTGGGACTGTTAATGTTCAACTCAAGGACAAAAAGCAGCGGAAACGGACAATCTGGCAGATCACTGACCAGGTGAGAAACTGGAGCAAGAACCAGTTTCCACCAGGCACGGTGCGGGTGACGGAAGCCAGCACCTCCATCGCCGGCCTGCCGGGCCGGGGTGGACCAGGGGGTGGTAACGTCCAAATCGAGGTGTTGGGACCTGACAATGATAAATTGGTGGAGATCTCCCAGGAGGTGGTAGCGCTTCTTAACCAGACTAAAGGGGCGAAAGACGTCAACACCAACTGGCGGTTGGGCCAGCCAGAGATCCAGGCCCGGATCGACCGGGAGCGAGCCAAATACTACAACGTGGCGCTAAACGACATAACCAGGACCCTCCAGACCGGCATCAGTGGCTCGTCGGCGGGCACCTTTGTGGTCCAGGGACAGGAGATTGACATCAACGTGCGGTTGAAAGACGGCGATAAAATTAGCCCGGCTGAATTGAAAACCCTGCCGGTGTATTCAGGGGGGCAGACCGTGGCCCTGGGGAATGTGGTGGAATTCAAGGAAGGGGTAGGACCCAGGACCATTCGCCGGGTGGATAAGCAGCGAGCAATTACCGTGACCTGCAACCTGACCGACCGGCCCCTGCAGGATTTCGTCAGCGAAGTGGAAAAAAAGATCAGGGACCGGGGATTTGACCCGCTCTACACTGTGCGGTTTGCGGGGCAGGCCCAATCGATGATGGATACGTTCAAGGAGATGCTTTCCGCCCTGGGGCTTTCGATAGTTCTGGTTTACATGGTGCTGGTTGTCCTGTACGAATCTTTCCTGACCCCTTTTATTCGGTTATTCTCACTGCCGCTGGGCTTTATCGGGGCGTTGCTGGCTTTGGCGATTACCCGCAACAGCCTGAACATGTTCTCCATGATCGGTTTCATTATGATGGACGGTCTGGTGGCGAAAAACGGAACACTGCTGCTGGACTACACTTTGACGTTGATCGGCCGGGGAAAAACGCCGCGGGAAGCAGTGATAGAGGCCAGTAAAACCCGGCTGCGGCCGATCATGATGACCACCCTCACCATGGTTTGCGGGATGTTGCCAACTGCTTTAGCGATCAGCGAAGGGGCGGAAAACCGGACGGGAATGGCCTGGGTGCTGATCGGCGGATTGCTTACCTCCACATTCTTTACGCTGGTCATCATTCCGATTATCTTTTTGGCGATCAACCGCTGGAAAGAAAAGCGCACCGGCACAGGCATAACCAGGCCGGATTTAGGAACTGCTGATTTAAACAACAATATATCAATTTAATATCAATTTATCAATTTACAGCTAATAATAAAAAACGAGGAGGGCAGGGTGCCTTCCTCATTTTATCATTGCAGAGTTTCATATGCTCTGTTTGATAGCCATAAGTAAAATGCGTAAAAATGTTTTTGACTCTGCTAAATTTTCTGGAGGAATGCAGCAGGACTCTATAGTAATATATTAATCTGTGGAAAAGGGATGAAAAACAAATGTACGATCAGTTCCGATGCTGTTTTCTCCTTTGACCGTAGGCGTCAGCTGTCTTCATTGCCGCCAGCACACTAGAGGGGGAAACCGGAATGGGTTCATTATGGATGGTTTCCCCTTCGGCACAGGCTGCTTCGGCTGCCTGCATTAACTCCTCATCAGAAACGACCGCTAACCCGATATCAGCCAGGGTGGTTGGCAGTCCAATTAACTCGCAGAACGAGAAGACTTCGTCAATAATAGAAGTGGGTTTATCCGTAAGAAAGAGGGAGGTTAGGGTCCCAAAGGCTACTTTTTCTCCATGGTAATAATGATGTGTTGGCTCCAGAACAGTCAGACCATTATGAATCGCATGTGCTGCCGCCAATCCACCGCTTTCAAAGCCTATTCCGCTCAGGAGCGTATTGGCTTCGACGATATGCTCCAGGGCTGGCGTCACCGCCTGAACTGCCGCGGAACGCTTGGCGGCTAGGCCGTATTGCAAAAGGGTTTCATAGCAAAGTTGGGCTAGGGCATACGCCGTCATCGAACCAATGTCTCCCGTCATGTTTCCCGCGTATTTATTTTTCACTGACTTGGCCTCAAACCAGGTCGCCAGCGCATCTCCCATGCCGGAGACCAAAAATCTGACTGGGGCCTGGGCTATTACCCGGGTATCTAGTAGTACCACATTAGGGTTGCTGGGTAATATCAGGTAACGTTTGAATTGGCCATCTGGACTATAAATAACGGAAAGGGCACTACAAGGAGCATCGGTCGAGGCAATGGTCGGGACAACCACCACCGGGGTTTTGACCTGATAAGCTACGGCTTTAGCCGTATCTAGGGCTTTGCCCCCTCCAATCCCGACGATCAGGTCGCAGCCAGTTTGTTCGGCTGTTTGCGATAGTCTGGCAATTTCTTCGTCAGAACACTCGCCGTTAAACTTTTCTATTTCCACCTTGACGGCTTCTTGTATCTCTGGAAGGTAATTCGGCAGCACCTGTTCTAAGACAATGGGGTCACATATTACCAGACCTTTTTGTCCTAGACGGACCATTTCATGACCCAGTCGATGCAACGCGTTATAACCCTGAATATAACGACCTGGAAAAATAGTGGTACTGATCATTATTTTACTCCTCTCTTACGATATCAATTAACTTTAGAATGTCCGCTGCCGAAGCTCTTTATACTTGTCTTCACCGCGATAACAGCGGCGACTATTCCCAAGTTGAGAAAGTTTTCTTTCAAGGAGGAGTGCTGATGCGTATCGCAGTACTATCGGATATTCACGGTAATCTACCTGCTTTAGAAAAAGTTTTTGATGATTTAAGATT
This window encodes:
- a CDS encoding efflux RND transporter periplasmic adaptor subunit, producing the protein MERVTVLVNRNLIALVLILSLLTSGIACSKQTNSVQAEARTPTVAVLKLKKEDLVNKTSVVAKIAPSLEVKVVPKTAGKVAGVYADVGQRVSAGEVLVELDSSDLRLQLEKTQIQVEDAKRTAERKKMLYETGAISRNEYELAQSSLATLLTTLKQNESDLNNSIIRSPISGIVASRNVNIGEFVSTSTAAMVVVDIDTVEVTGNLMEDEVNYVKPGQEVDVLVKAVSATPFKGRVTKISPSADPKDKTYPIWVSIKNQDLSLKPGMFAEIVLETKKLTGVFAVPNEAITERNGGQKVVFVAEGDKAVERKVKIGLSQDGKTVIVEGLNEGETVIITSVQALKDGMNINVQSSAQKEKPKG
- a CDS encoding efflux RND transporter permease subunit, yielding MNITHFSIKRPAGITMIVLFFVVIGLYSFHRIGVDLLPAINTPFVTVSVSYPGAGAEEVEKQILKPMEEALSSVSKLKKMQSMASQGSGFIILEFDLTANADQAAMDVSKKVDSIKGRLPDGAGDPVVIKRDINAMAIMSLGVSSKNSLVQTYTVANEVIKDRLQQVPGVAEVQVYGGRQKEIAVEIDKDRLLFYNVSLSAVINKIQSENANNPAGRLYRDKDYDLRILGEYQSLADIENLQIPTGTGSFVPLKSIATVSEKNKESRSSNRLNGEESVNIQIFKQSDASVVQVGDDLKKEIEKIRKDLPDYTIYIANDSSKYVHQSLNNTLSSVFEGILTTALALLFFLKEWRSMATVLIAIPTSLIATLFAIYIAGFTFNMMSLMGMALCIGILVDDSIVVLENIHRHLHLGKDAEKAALDGRLEIGTAAVAITLCDVVVFLPIAFMSGMIGQFFRQFGLTIVFATLFSLFVSFTLTPMLSSKFYKTGLSETKAKFWAKVDRFGVRFRDKYESILLWSLAQPRKVLVGALILFIAAFSLLPLKVVGAEFMPNTDEGYFSVTIELPVGTPFEKTNQAVLKMEDYIKTIPEVDNFQSRTSGNSGTVNVQLKDKKQRKRTIWQITDQVRNWSKNQFPPGTVRVTEASTSIAGLPGRGGPGGGNVQIEVLGPDNDKLVEISQEVVALLNQTKGAKDVNTNWRLGQPEIQARIDRERAKYYNVALNDITRTLQTGISGSSAGTFVVQGQEIDINVRLKDGDKISPAELKTLPVYSGGQTVALGNVVEFKEGVGPRTIRRVDKQRAITVTCNLTDRPLQDFVSEVEKKIRDRGFDPLYTVRFAGQAQSMMDTFKEMLSALGLSIVLVYMVLVVLYESFLTPFIRLFSLPLGFIGALLALAITRNSLNMFSMIGFIMMDGLVAKNGTLLLDYTLTLIGRGKTPREAVIEASKTRLRPIMMTTLTMVCGMLPTALAISEGAENRTGMAWVLIGGLLTSTFFTLVIIPIIFLAINRWKEKRTGTGITRPDLGTADLNNNISI
- a CDS encoding glycerol dehydrogenase, producing the protein MISTTIFPGRYIQGYNALHRLGHEMVRLGQKGLVICDPIVLEQVLPNYLPEIQEAVKVEIEKFNGECSDEEIARLSQTAEQTGCDLIVGIGGGKALDTAKAVAYQVKTPVVVVPTIASTDAPCSALSVIYSPDGQFKRYLILPSNPNVVLLDTRVIAQAPVRFLVSGMGDALATWFEAKSVKNKYAGNMTGDIGSMTAYALAQLCYETLLQYGLAAKRSAAVQAVTPALEHIVEANTLLSGIGFESGGLAAAHAIHNGLTVLEPTHHYYHGEKVAFGTLTSLFLTDKPTSIIDEVFSFCELIGLPTTLADIGLAVVSDEELMQAAEAACAEGETIHNEPIPVSPSSVLAAMKTADAYGQRRKQHRN